Proteins from one Gilliamella sp. ESL0443 genomic window:
- the rpsF gene encoding 30S ribosomal protein S6, with product MRHYEIVFMVHPDQSEQVPGMIERYTGTLTTDGGKIHRLEDWGRRQLAYPIEKLHKAHYVLMNVEATQEAVNELEDNFRFNDAVIRSLIMRTKHAVTETSPMLKAKDERRSSEEDYSDVNMDDDSEE from the coding sequence ATGCGTCATTACGAAATTGTATTTATGGTTCACCCAGATCAAAGTGAACAAGTACCTGGTATGATTGAACGTTATACTGGTACATTAACCACTGATGGTGGAAAAATCCATCGTTTAGAAGATTGGGGTCGTCGCCAATTAGCCTATCCTATCGAAAAACTGCATAAAGCACACTATGTGTTAATGAATGTAGAAGCTACTCAAGAAGCAGTCAATGAACTTGAAGATAACTTCCGTTTCAATGATGCAGTAATTCGCAGTTTAATTATGCGCACAAAACACGCTGTAACTGAAACATCACCTATGCTAAAAGCTAAAGATGAACGTCGTAGTTCAGAAGAAGATTATAGCGATGTAAACATGGACGATGATTCAGAAGAATAA
- the priB gene encoding primosomal replication protein N: protein MIQKNNRLVLSGLVTKTPIKKMSPSGILHCQFYLEHVSEQIEAGFPRQAWCTMPVIVSGQQELSYSIKKGSKVLVSGFISTHTKRDKTSQLVLHADQIKLLGE, encoded by the coding sequence ATGATTCAGAAGAATAATCGTTTAGTTTTGTCGGGCTTGGTTACCAAAACCCCGATAAAAAAAATGAGTCCCAGTGGGATTTTACACTGCCAGTTTTATTTAGAACACGTTTCTGAACAAATCGAAGCAGGATTCCCAAGACAAGCATGGTGCACAATGCCAGTTATTGTCAGTGGACAACAAGAGTTAAGTTACAGTATTAAAAAAGGCAGCAAAGTATTAGTAAGTGGCTTTATCAGCACACATACTAAACGAGATAAAACCAGTCAATTAGTTTTACATGCTGACCAAATTAAACTATTAGGAGAATAG